The following are from one region of the Hymenobacter radiodurans genome:
- the kefF gene encoding glutathione-regulated potassium-efflux system oxidoreductase KefF yields MARILIQFAHPALEKSRVNRRLIAAVESLDFVTVNDLYEQYPDFDIDVHREQELLLAHEVVVLHHPFYWYSSPALIKQWEDLVLEHGWAYGRTGNALAGKQMLNAITTGGKQEAYQETGSNRYTIQQLLAPFEQTARLCKMQYLPPFVVHGSLRITDAEIDAAALRYRELLTLLATGQVTEYATLQTPVLTDLAN; encoded by the coding sequence ATGGCTCGTATCCTGATACAGTTTGCGCATCCGGCTTTGGAGAAATCTAGGGTGAACCGGCGGCTGATTGCGGCGGTAGAATCGCTGGATTTTGTGACGGTCAACGATTTGTACGAGCAGTATCCTGACTTCGACATTGATGTGCATCGGGAGCAGGAATTGCTGTTGGCTCATGAGGTTGTTGTGTTGCACCACCCGTTTTATTGGTACAGCTCGCCGGCTTTAATCAAGCAGTGGGAAGACTTGGTGCTGGAACACGGCTGGGCCTACGGGCGCACCGGCAACGCTTTGGCTGGCAAGCAGATGCTGAATGCTATTACCACTGGCGGCAAGCAGGAAGCTTATCAGGAAACGGGTTCCAACCGCTACACTATCCAGCAGCTGCTAGCCCCTTTCGAGCAGACGGCCCGGCTGTGCAAGATGCAATATTTGCCCCCCTTTGTGGTGCACGGCTCACTGCGCATCACCGATGCGGAGATTGATGCCGCAGCCCTTCGCTACCGCGAGTTGCTGACGTTGCTGGCCACGGGTCAAGTCACTGAATACGCTACTTTACAGACGCCGGTTCTTACGGATTTGGCCAACTAA
- a CDS encoding monovalent cation:proton antiporter-2 (CPA2) family protein, which produces MSQSVLLQALVYLAAAVLFVPLAKRFGLGSVLGYLLAGMVIGPAVLGLVGEEGQDVMHVAEFGVVIMLFLVGLELEPALLWKLRTPILGLGGLQVVVTSLALAGLAMVAGIEWKPALALGLILAMSSTAIVLQTYKEQNQLGTPAGQGTFSVLLFQDIAVIPILAILPLLAMQPAAAGEAAAADHNLLASAPGWLRALALVLAVVSVVVLGKYGMRPIFRLVARSGLREVFIATALLLVGGVALLMELVGLSPALGAFVAGVVLATSEYKHEIESDIDPFKGLLLGLFFMSVGAAIDFGLIRENPLLIAGAVLAIMLVKTAVLLVLGQRFTGNRAQNVTLALGLSQIGEFAFVLLSFTNQNGILDQRITSIATAVVAISMALTPLVFLLNERVIQPRLGPPAAPEREADAIEEKNPVIIAGFGRYGNIVGRFLRANDIGTTVLDFDADRVETLRQLGLRVYYGDASRYDLLHAAGASQAKVIIIALDSSERALELVELVRRHFPHLRILVRAHDRPDAYGFIEAGLTDVYRETVDSSLRLGVDALRLLGVRAYHAQRAARTFLRHDELAMRELAAVHKDRKTYFSTARQRIQELEQLLHFDAANENLREVDEGWDNESLRQEAPPAPSAPTAPQTPVV; this is translated from the coding sequence ATGAGTCAGTCTGTATTGCTGCAAGCGTTGGTGTATCTGGCGGCTGCGGTGCTGTTTGTGCCGTTGGCGAAGCGCTTCGGGTTGGGTTCGGTGCTGGGGTATCTGCTGGCTGGGATGGTCATTGGGCCGGCTGTGCTGGGACTGGTTGGCGAGGAGGGCCAGGACGTGATGCACGTAGCCGAGTTTGGCGTCGTGATTATGCTGTTTCTGGTGGGTCTGGAGTTGGAGCCGGCTTTGCTCTGGAAGCTCCGTACGCCTATTCTCGGGCTCGGTGGTCTGCAAGTGGTGGTGACGTCGCTTGCTTTGGCGGGACTAGCTATGGTGGCGGGCATCGAGTGGAAACCTGCTCTGGCGCTCGGCCTTATTCTGGCTATGTCGTCGACGGCCATTGTGTTGCAGACCTACAAAGAGCAGAACCAGTTGGGCACGCCGGCCGGACAAGGCACGTTCTCCGTGCTGCTGTTCCAGGATATTGCCGTCATCCCGATTCTGGCCATTTTGCCGCTGCTGGCTATGCAGCCCGCCGCGGCTGGCGAGGCGGCCGCCGCTGACCATAACTTGTTGGCCTCGGCCCCAGGCTGGCTGCGTGCCCTAGCATTGGTACTGGCAGTAGTTAGCGTGGTGGTGCTGGGTAAGTACGGTATGCGACCGATATTTCGCTTGGTGGCCCGGAGCGGTTTGCGCGAAGTGTTTATAGCTACAGCGTTGCTGCTGGTGGGCGGCGTGGCTTTACTGATGGAGCTAGTGGGTTTGAGCCCGGCGCTGGGGGCCTTTGTAGCGGGCGTGGTGCTGGCGACCAGCGAGTACAAGCACGAAATTGAGAGCGATATCGACCCCTTCAAAGGCTTGTTGCTGGGCTTGTTTTTTATGTCGGTGGGCGCGGCCATTGATTTCGGACTAATCCGTGAAAATCCGTTGCTGATAGCAGGGGCTGTGCTGGCCATTATGCTTGTCAAGACGGCGGTACTGCTGGTCTTGGGGCAACGCTTCACCGGTAACAGGGCCCAGAACGTGACCCTGGCATTGGGGCTGAGCCAGATTGGGGAGTTTGCTTTCGTGCTGCTCTCCTTTACCAATCAAAATGGCATTCTGGATCAGCGCATTACCAGCATTGCTACGGCCGTGGTGGCTATCAGCATGGCCCTTACACCCCTGGTTTTCTTGCTTAACGAACGGGTCATTCAGCCGCGGCTGGGGCCACCGGCCGCGCCGGAGCGGGAAGCGGATGCTATTGAGGAGAAGAACCCCGTCATCATTGCCGGCTTTGGACGGTATGGCAACATTGTGGGGCGTTTTTTACGCGCCAATGACATCGGTACTACCGTGCTGGATTTTGACGCAGACCGCGTAGAAACGCTGCGCCAACTGGGCCTGCGCGTGTACTACGGCGATGCGTCCCGCTACGATTTGCTGCACGCGGCTGGCGCTAGTCAAGCGAAAGTCATCATTATTGCCCTCGATTCGTCGGAGCGGGCGCTGGAATTGGTGGAGCTGGTGCGGCGCCACTTTCCCCACCTGCGCATCCTGGTGCGCGCCCACGACCGCCCCGACGCCTACGGATTTATTGAAGCCGGCCTGACCGACGTGTACCGCGAAACGGTAGACAGTTCCTTGCGACTGGGTGTAGACGCCTTACGCCTGCTGGGCGTGCGCGCCTACCATGCCCAACGAGCTGCCCGCACTTTCCTGCGCCACGATGAGCTGGCCATGCGCGAGTTGGCCGCCGTGCACAAAGACCGGAAAACCTACTTCAGCACCGCCCGCCAGCGTATTCAGGAACTGGAACAGCTGCTCCACTTCGACGCCGCCAACGAGAACCTGCGGGAAGTAGATGAAGGCTGGGATAACGAATCCTTGCGCCAGGAAGCACCGCCCGCGCCATCGGCTCCCACTGCGCCTCAAACGCCTGTAGTCTAG
- a CDS encoding DUF2911 domain-containing protein yields the protein MKPCVLLTIPFLSVACVLGANTSVQAQQALRIPVVSPAVRIHHDFSVSFVELSYSRPSKKGREIFGKLEPYGQVWRTGANTNTKIRFGEEVKFGGQTVPAGTYALFSIPGAKEWTFILNRDTAQWGAYTYKPEMDVVRVKAVPTALRDPAETMSLTLENLKPSAADLTLRWDKTQVSVPLTADSDAQVEAQIAQAMQGEKKPYITAAQYYYNNNKDLNKALTWLDASIKQQPSYYAYYWKARVLHKAKRPDEATAAAKQSLELVKTEKTPSIKEEYIRLNQQLLADIGAKK from the coding sequence ATGAAACCGTGTGTTCTCCTTACTATTCCTTTCCTCAGTGTAGCCTGTGTGCTTGGGGCCAACACTTCTGTTCAGGCCCAGCAGGCGCTCCGTATTCCGGTGGTCAGCCCGGCCGTGCGTATTCATCATGATTTCTCGGTTTCCTTCGTAGAACTAAGCTATTCGCGTCCCTCCAAAAAAGGCCGTGAGATTTTTGGCAAACTGGAGCCTTATGGCCAGGTGTGGCGCACGGGCGCAAATACCAACACCAAAATTCGCTTCGGAGAAGAAGTGAAATTTGGCGGCCAAACCGTGCCAGCGGGCACTTATGCGTTGTTCAGTATTCCGGGCGCCAAGGAATGGACATTTATTTTGAACCGGGATACGGCGCAATGGGGCGCCTACACTTACAAGCCCGAGATGGACGTGGTGCGCGTAAAAGCCGTGCCTACCGCTCTGCGCGACCCGGCCGAAACGATGAGCCTGACGCTGGAAAACCTAAAGCCATCGGCCGCCGACCTTACCTTGCGCTGGGATAAAACCCAGGTAAGCGTGCCCCTCACCGCCGACTCCGATGCGCAAGTAGAAGCCCAAATCGCGCAGGCTATGCAGGGGGAGAAAAAGCCTTACATCACGGCCGCGCAGTATTACTACAACAATAATAAAGACCTTAACAAAGCCCTCACTTGGCTGGATGCATCCATCAAACAGCAACCCAGCTATTACGCCTACTATTGGAAGGCTCGAGTGCTGCACAAAGCCAAGCGCCCCGACGAAGCCACCGCAGCCGCCAAGCAATCATTGGAACTAGTAAAAACAGAGAAAACGCCGTCAATCAAAGAGGAATACATTCGTCTAAACCAGCAGCTCCTAGCCGATATTGGGGCCAAGAAATAA
- a CDS encoding aspartate kinase: MRILKFGGTSVGSAARMHSVADLIQSSEPRIVVLSAMSGTTNSLVAIAKLLFEGEIQAATSQTEILRQHYLMVARELLPEPAVADEAIGHISSCFKTIFNLMRQPLSTSGERVILAQGELLSTLLFHRYLTAVRGQDAVLLPALEFMRLDANDEPDDAYIREHLAQQLAPHAGQKLFITQGYICRNAKGDIDNLKRGGSDYSASLIGAAADADEIQIWTDIDGLHNNDPRVVEGTYPIRELSFDEAAELAYFGAKILHPSSVLPARQYNIPVRLLNTMQPEAPGTLISSTTGSEAIKAVAAKDGLVAIKIKSSRMLLAHGFLRSVFEVFERYRTPIDMITTSEVAVSLTIDDATHLAEILAELRDFGSVEIDENQTIICLVGNLIQENHGSARLVFNALGDIPLRMISYGGSPNNISLLVHTADKTRTLKALNAGLFQR, translated from the coding sequence ATGAGAATTCTCAAGTTTGGCGGTACGTCCGTCGGGTCGGCGGCGCGGATGCATTCTGTAGCCGACCTAATTCAAAGTTCTGAGCCGCGCATTGTGGTACTGTCGGCTATGTCGGGCACTACCAATTCGTTGGTTGCTATTGCAAAGCTGCTGTTTGAAGGGGAAATCCAGGCTGCTACGTCTCAGACCGAGATTCTGCGCCAGCATTACTTGATGGTAGCCCGCGAGTTACTGCCCGAGCCAGCCGTGGCCGACGAAGCTATTGGTCATATAAGTTCGTGCTTCAAAACGATATTTAACCTGATGCGTCAGCCCCTGTCGACCTCGGGCGAGCGGGTGATTCTGGCGCAGGGTGAGCTGCTGAGCACGTTGCTGTTTCACCGCTACCTGACGGCGGTGCGCGGCCAGGATGCCGTGTTGCTCCCCGCCCTGGAGTTTATGCGCCTCGATGCCAACGACGAGCCCGACGACGCCTATATTCGGGAGCATCTGGCCCAACAATTAGCCCCCCACGCCGGTCAAAAGCTGTTTATCACGCAAGGCTACATTTGTCGCAATGCCAAAGGCGACATTGACAACCTTAAGCGCGGCGGCTCTGACTACTCCGCTTCGCTTATCGGGGCAGCGGCCGACGCAGACGAAATTCAGATTTGGACGGACATCGACGGCTTGCACAACAATGACCCGCGTGTAGTGGAAGGTACCTACCCTATTCGCGAGCTGTCGTTTGATGAGGCGGCCGAGCTAGCTTATTTCGGCGCTAAAATTCTGCATCCCAGCTCTGTGCTGCCAGCGCGCCAGTACAATATTCCGGTGCGGCTGCTCAACACGATGCAGCCCGAAGCACCCGGCACGCTTATTTCCAGCACAACCGGGTCAGAAGCCATTAAAGCGGTGGCCGCGAAAGATGGCTTGGTGGCTATCAAAATCAAGTCGAGCCGTATGTTGCTGGCGCACGGTTTTCTGCGCAGCGTGTTCGAGGTATTTGAGCGCTATCGCACGCCCATCGATATGATTACGACCTCAGAAGTGGCCGTATCGCTGACCATCGACGACGCTACTCACTTAGCCGAAATCCTGGCCGAACTACGCGATTTTGGCAGCGTGGAGATTGATGAAAACCAAACCATTATCTGTCTCGTGGGCAACCTTATTCAGGAAAACCACGGTTCAGCTCGGCTGGTGTTCAATGCGTTAGGCGATATTCCCCTCCGGATGATTTCCTACGGCGGCTCCCCGAACAATATCAGCTTACTGGTGCACACTGCGGATAAAACGCGGACACTTAAGGCGTTGAACGCGGGGTTGTTTCAGCGGTAG
- the lysA gene encoding diaminopimelate decarboxylase, producing the protein MSFSLSGELLSRPTPFYHYDLGLLTRTLEAVQQAARPRGFHVHYALKANANEPILRLIQAHGLGADCVSANEVQRALDTGFAPQDIVFAGVGKTDAEIKRALAADIWCFNAESAQELEVLNELAGGQNRRARVALRVNPNVDAQTHHYITTGLEANKFGIGLADLSAVVEQLATMSNLELVGLHAHIGSQITDLAVFAELSQKLNELQTWLEEQGHHLPHLNVGGGLGIDYNDPDTNPIPDFEAYFRTFEQHLIRRPGQQVHVELGRAIVAQSGTLVSRVLYVKKSQQTQFAILDAGLTELIRPALYGSHHHIQNLSSQGEIQPYDVVGPICESSDTFGRAVPLPETKRGDLVALRSAGAYGEVMSSAYNLREKAEAIYV; encoded by the coding sequence ATGTCTTTTTCTCTTTCCGGCGAGCTTCTCTCCCGCCCTACGCCTTTCTATCATTACGACTTAGGATTGCTGACGCGCACGCTAGAAGCAGTGCAACAGGCGGCGCGTCCGCGGGGATTTCATGTGCATTACGCGCTGAAAGCCAATGCCAATGAGCCCATTCTGCGGCTCATACAGGCGCACGGCCTCGGGGCCGATTGCGTGAGCGCCAACGAAGTACAGCGCGCCCTCGACACCGGATTTGCCCCCCAAGACATTGTATTTGCGGGTGTAGGCAAAACGGACGCAGAAATCAAGCGGGCGCTGGCGGCGGATATCTGGTGCTTCAATGCGGAGTCGGCGCAGGAGCTGGAGGTACTGAATGAGCTGGCTGGGGGGCAAAATCGGCGGGCGCGAGTGGCCTTGCGCGTGAATCCGAACGTGGATGCGCAAACCCACCACTACATTACGACCGGACTGGAAGCCAATAAATTCGGTATCGGACTCGCCGATTTGTCAGCCGTAGTGGAGCAGCTAGCAACGATGTCCAATCTGGAGCTGGTAGGGCTGCACGCGCATATAGGCTCGCAAATCACTGATTTGGCGGTATTTGCCGAGCTTAGTCAAAAGTTAAACGAGTTACAAACCTGGCTCGAAGAGCAAGGTCACCACTTGCCTCATCTCAACGTGGGCGGCGGCTTGGGCATCGACTACAACGACCCCGATACGAACCCGATTCCCGATTTTGAGGCATACTTCCGCACCTTTGAACAGCACCTGATTCGGCGGCCGGGCCAGCAGGTGCACGTGGAGTTGGGCCGCGCTATTGTGGCTCAAAGCGGCACGCTGGTAAGTCGGGTTTTGTACGTTAAAAAGAGTCAGCAAACGCAGTTCGCTATTCTCGACGCGGGCCTCACCGAGCTTATTCGGCCAGCTTTATACGGGAGCCATCATCATATTCAAAACCTCAGCAGCCAGGGCGAAATTCAGCCGTATGACGTAGTGGGCCCGATCTGTGAGTCATCGGATACCTTTGGTCGTGCCGTGCCTTTGCCCGAAACGAAGCGCGGCGACTTGGTGGCGCTGCGTTCGGCGGGCGCGTATGGCGAGGTCATGAGTTCAGCCTACAACCTGCGGGAGAAGGCTGAGGCGATATACGTTTAA
- a CDS encoding ArnT family glycosyltransferase has protein sequence MQPLSTSYFYGCSPYLSFLALALAVRARGAFLVGIGSWGPLESSEARYAEIGREMLVTGDWLHPRLLGIQHFHKPPFTYWLTAASLTIFGPHAAGVRILPVLAVLLQVLLMYKLGELLFKGDRARALAAAIVYGSLPVVLISALNVTTDAYLATLELAATYGILRYYAGGQIRWLYLFWLGLGLAFLTKGPVGFILPLMAIISHYFKQNSEQKQARRRFTVHHLLGFGLFVLVGLSWYLYLVAENPAFIRYFLFEHTVERFANANTFNRAKPWWFYLVLAPATSLPWSVALLAQVVRIRWAEVPQIWRNVLIFWVLIPLVFFSLSSSKLLLYVLPIFPGMALLTVYYLGRCNEAQLFRWYVGIVAFFGVLLGVLCLAPVLAAAFNSPFTLRPFMAAVPAAGVVVLVITLTLWEQVRVAPRLLAAAAIFTLTLLLAAKPILHQNELAANGTRPLADLLRQRKLTERPVLVYNELLPSLAFELGKLPVSLNDGNHNLNRETQFETDKRWQQNLIYLADSTQLPTLTWMLRQRPVLLVKGELSPERQWLRPYFKQHEKLGKWTVWY, from the coding sequence TTGCAGCCGCTTTCCACATCCTATTTCTATGGCTGCTCCCCTTACCTCTCGTTTCTGGCTTTGGCTTTGGCTGTTCGTGCTCGGGGGGCTTTTTTGGTGGGAATTGGAAGTTGGGGGCCACTGGAAAGCAGTGAGGCGCGCTACGCCGAAATTGGCCGTGAGATGCTGGTCACCGGCGACTGGCTCCACCCGCGCCTGTTGGGTATTCAGCACTTCCATAAACCTCCTTTTACGTATTGGCTCACCGCCGCCAGCCTGACCATTTTTGGCCCCCACGCGGCCGGAGTGCGTATTTTGCCCGTGCTGGCTGTGCTGCTGCAAGTGCTGCTTATGTATAAGCTGGGCGAGCTGTTATTTAAAGGCGACCGGGCCCGCGCCCTGGCGGCAGCTATTGTGTATGGTTCCTTGCCTGTAGTACTTATTTCCGCCCTCAACGTGACGACCGATGCTTATCTGGCCACATTGGAGTTGGCGGCTACCTACGGCATACTGCGCTACTACGCTGGGGGGCAAATTCGGTGGCTGTACCTATTCTGGCTAGGTTTGGGTCTGGCTTTTCTGACCAAAGGCCCGGTAGGCTTTATCCTACCGCTGATGGCTATTATCAGTCATTACTTCAAGCAGAATTCCGAGCAAAAGCAAGCCCGTCGCCGTTTCACAGTGCATCACCTGCTAGGGTTTGGGCTGTTTGTGCTGGTGGGGCTCAGCTGGTATTTGTACTTGGTAGCCGAGAATCCCGCTTTCATTCGATACTTCTTATTTGAGCATACCGTCGAGCGCTTTGCCAATGCTAACACGTTTAATCGGGCAAAGCCGTGGTGGTTTTACCTAGTGCTGGCACCCGCTACCAGCTTGCCATGGTCGGTGGCGTTACTAGCGCAAGTGGTACGTATTCGTTGGGCTGAAGTACCGCAAATCTGGCGCAATGTGCTCATTTTCTGGGTGCTGATTCCGTTGGTGTTTTTCTCGCTGTCCAGCTCTAAGCTGCTCCTGTATGTGCTGCCGATCTTCCCCGGCATGGCCCTGCTGACGGTTTATTACCTGGGGCGCTGCAATGAGGCGCAACTGTTTCGTTGGTACGTGGGCATTGTGGCTTTTTTTGGTGTTCTACTTGGCGTGCTATGTTTGGCACCCGTGCTGGCCGCAGCCTTTAATTCGCCCTTCACCTTGCGGCCGTTTATGGCTGCTGTACCAGCGGCTGGCGTAGTAGTGCTGGTAATTACGCTCACACTTTGGGAGCAGGTGCGCGTTGCGCCCCGTTTGCTGGCCGCAGCTGCTATTTTCACTCTCACGCTGCTGCTGGCCGCAAAGCCCATTCTGCACCAAAATGAGCTGGCCGCCAACGGCACACGTCCGTTGGCGGATTTGCTGCGCCAACGCAAACTCACAGAACGGCCCGTACTGGTGTACAATGAGCTATTACCATCGCTGGCGTTTGAGCTGGGCAAACTGCCTGTTTCGTTGAATGACGGCAACCACAACCTCAACCGCGAAACGCAGTTTGAAACCGATAAACGGTGGCAGCAAAACCTGATTTACCTCGCCGATTCTACCCAACTCCCGACTCTTACTTGGATGCTCCGGCAACGGCCGGTGCTCCTTGTGAAAGGCGAACTGAGTCCCGAGCGGCAGTGGCTGCGGCCGTATTTTAAGCAGCACGAAAAGCTGGGAAAATGGACCGTTTGGTATTAG
- a CDS encoding SDR family oxidoreductase, which produces MKILLTGANGYIGQRLLPLLVEAGHSVVCLVRDARRFTPPERLRTQITVAQGDLLQPTSLQDLPLDIDVAYYLVHSMSGGDQDFVLAERQSAENFTQYINRTSARQVIYLSGIANDRGLSAHLRSRRAVEKVLQKAEKAALTVLRASIIIGSGSASFEIIRDLVEKLPVMITPRWLNSRCQPIGVRDVMFYLTAVLDNPACLGQSFDIGGPDVLTYKQMLLGLAEVRGYRRYILTVPVLTPRLSSLWLFLVTSTTFSLAQSLVDSLRNDTIVATKRSISQVIKHECMGYAEALKLAFTRIEQNEVISSWTDALSSGVMERNYMDFVQIPQNGMLFDRQEMAFTRDPNEVLQNVWSIGGERGWYKVDWLWRVRGLLDKFAGGVGLRRGRRSPTDLRAGDQLDFWRVLVADRPGRRLLLYAEMKLPGEAWLQFRIVPDEATGGHRLEQLAAFRPRGLAGRLYWYSLVPFHFIIFKGMVENIVHYGTAPGTQALPEPARG; this is translated from the coding sequence ATGAAAATTCTGCTCACTGGTGCCAATGGCTACATCGGCCAGCGCCTGCTGCCGCTGTTGGTGGAGGCTGGCCATAGCGTAGTGTGTCTGGTGCGCGACGCGCGGCGGTTTACGCCACCCGAGCGCCTGCGGACGCAAATCACGGTGGCGCAGGGCGATTTGCTCCAGCCAACATCTTTGCAGGATTTGCCGCTTGATATTGATGTAGCGTATTACCTAGTGCATTCCATGAGCGGCGGCGACCAGGATTTTGTGCTAGCGGAACGTCAATCGGCCGAGAATTTTACCCAGTATATCAACCGTACGTCGGCGCGGCAGGTTATTTACCTCAGCGGTATTGCCAATGACCGCGGGCTTTCGGCGCACCTTCGCTCGCGTCGGGCGGTGGAAAAGGTGCTTCAGAAAGCTGAAAAGGCGGCGCTTACGGTGCTTCGAGCTAGTATTATTATTGGGTCGGGATCGGCGTCGTTCGAGATAATCCGAGATTTGGTGGAGAAACTGCCGGTGATGATAACGCCGCGCTGGCTTAACTCCCGCTGCCAGCCCATCGGGGTGCGCGACGTAATGTTTTACCTGACCGCCGTACTTGACAATCCCGCTTGCCTGGGGCAAAGCTTTGATATTGGCGGACCTGATGTATTGACTTACAAGCAGATGCTGCTGGGCCTGGCCGAAGTGCGCGGCTACCGCCGCTACATCCTGACGGTGCCAGTTCTCACGCCGCGCTTGTCGTCGCTGTGGCTATTTCTGGTGACCAGTACCACCTTTTCGCTGGCGCAAAGCCTAGTAGACAGCCTACGCAATGACACCATTGTGGCTACCAAGCGCAGCATTTCGCAAGTAATAAAGCACGAGTGCATGGGCTACGCCGAAGCGTTGAAGCTGGCTTTTACTCGCATTGAGCAGAACGAAGTTATCAGCAGTTGGACCGATGCGCTGAGCAGTGGCGTGATGGAGCGCAACTACATGGACTTCGTGCAGATCCCGCAGAACGGCATGCTCTTCGACCGACAGGAAATGGCCTTTACCCGCGACCCCAACGAGGTGCTGCAAAACGTGTGGAGCATCGGCGGCGAACGTGGTTGGTATAAGGTCGACTGGCTTTGGCGTGTGCGAGGCTTGCTCGATAAGTTTGCGGGCGGCGTGGGCCTCCGCCGGGGCCGCCGCTCCCCCACCGATCTACGCGCCGGCGACCAGCTCGACTTCTGGCGCGTGCTCGTCGCCGACCGTCCGGGCCGGCGTTTATTGCTCTACGCTGAGATGAAGTTGCCTGGGGAAGCGTGGTTGCAGTTTCGCATCGTGCCGGATGAGGCCACCGGCGGCCACCGCCTGGAGCAACTTGCCGCATTTCGGCCACGTGGCTTAGCTGGGCGGCTCTATTGGTATTCGCTTGTGCCCTTCCATTTTATCATCTTCAAGGGCATGGTAGAGAATATTGTGCACTACGGTACCGCCCCGGGCACCCAAGCACTTCCCGAGCCAGCACGCGGTTGA
- a CDS encoding DUF2905 domain-containing protein: MPIGKLLVLLGLGLALLGGFLWLGGGSWFSWFGRLPGDVRVERPGFRLYMPFVSMLLISVLLSLIMWLVRRLGS, translated from the coding sequence ATGCCCATCGGTAAACTGCTCGTACTTCTCGGCCTCGGATTGGCGCTGCTGGGGGGCTTTTTGTGGCTTGGCGGCGGCAGTTGGTTCAGCTGGTTTGGCCGCCTTCCCGGCGACGTGCGCGTGGAGCGCCCCGGCTTCCGGCTTTATATGCCATTCGTATCGATGCTGCTAATCAGCGTACTGTTGAGCCTGATTATGTGGCTCGTGCGGCGCTTAGGTAGTTGA